A single genomic interval of Halobacillus halophilus DSM 2266 harbors:
- a CDS encoding rhomboid family protein codes for MFIEQDFYFWKVTHDLVLNQGCEVLHINTEHKEAWLEYSGKWKNHVIRIKYKQINWRNELKRDLQVTYQQLKQNRQIYRGGNVILHTIYVSEFPPVEEWENVVSEMNEDKKLNVHLYYFSDENKDKERKRFYEALRLDEPVLEQRISHNEMEAMIPYLKQQIVSSHRKKQQEVQSLFQFGKPQMTYILLAVNILLFMFVESQGSTTSVSTLIEFGAKYNPAIMEGEWWRIGSSMFLHIGLLHLLMNMLALYYIGIAVERIYGTWRFSVIYLLAGIFGGVASFMLNPHVAAGASGAIFGLFGALLYFGVRHRQLFFKTMGWNLIFVIALNIAFGIMVPQVDNGAHMGGLIGGFIASAGFNLPKRNDKWLQGIALTGYIVILGTMAFIGSEGLFNDGERMGQVQQTQDLNESGDYTQVVSITSEALADPGRYEAELRFNRSYAYNQLSKPEKAIEDLKKVVELSPDMGEAHYNLALLYQQKGEKNKAIEHARTAADLRPENQDFQELTEDLQ; via the coding sequence TTGTTTATTGAACAGGATTTTTATTTCTGGAAGGTAACTCATGATCTTGTGCTGAATCAAGGGTGTGAAGTTCTTCATATTAATACAGAACATAAAGAAGCTTGGCTTGAGTACTCAGGTAAGTGGAAGAACCACGTGATTCGAATCAAATATAAGCAAATTAATTGGAGAAATGAACTAAAAAGAGATCTTCAAGTTACATATCAGCAGTTAAAGCAAAATCGGCAAATTTATCGCGGCGGAAATGTTATCCTGCATACAATTTATGTATCTGAATTTCCTCCTGTTGAGGAATGGGAAAATGTAGTTTCAGAAATGAATGAAGATAAGAAGTTAAACGTTCACTTATATTATTTTTCAGACGAGAATAAAGATAAAGAACGGAAGCGGTTTTATGAAGCTTTAAGACTCGATGAACCTGTGCTGGAACAAAGAATATCGCATAATGAAATGGAAGCCATGATTCCTTATTTAAAGCAGCAAATTGTATCAAGTCATCGAAAAAAGCAGCAGGAAGTACAGTCGCTATTTCAATTCGGCAAACCTCAGATGACTTACATTTTACTGGCTGTAAATATTCTTCTATTCATGTTTGTGGAATCTCAGGGTAGTACGACATCCGTTTCTACATTGATTGAATTTGGCGCAAAATATAATCCGGCCATCATGGAAGGTGAATGGTGGCGCATAGGATCCTCAATGTTTCTACACATAGGTTTGCTTCACCTCTTGATGAATATGCTCGCTTTGTATTATATCGGCATCGCGGTTGAACGCATTTATGGAACCTGGCGCTTTTCCGTGATTTATCTTTTGGCCGGTATTTTTGGAGGAGTTGCAAGTTTTATGTTAAATCCTCACGTAGCGGCCGGTGCTTCCGGTGCTATTTTTGGATTATTTGGTGCTTTGCTTTATTTTGGAGTTCGTCATAGACAATTGTTTTTTAAAACGATGGGTTGGAATTTAATCTTCGTTATTGCATTAAATATTGCTTTTGGAATTATGGTTCCTCAAGTCGATAATGGCGCTCATATGGGAGGCTTAATTGGAGGCTTTATCGCTTCCGCTGGATTTAACCTGCCTAAGCGAAACGACAAGTGGCTCCAGGGCATTGCTCTTACTGGCTATATCGTAATTCTGGGCACCATGGCCTTTATAGGAAGTGAAGGGCTGTTTAACGATGGCGAGAGAATGGGGCAAGTACAGCAAACACAAGATTTGAACGAGAGTGGAGATTACACCCAGGTGGTTTCGATAACCTCTGAAGCTTTAGCTGATCCTGGTAGATATGAAGCAGAATTGAGGTTTAATCGATCCTACGCTTATAATCAATTAAGTAAACCTGAAAAAGCGATTGAGGATTTAAAAAAAGTCGTTGAGCTCTCCCCTGATATGGGGGAGGCTCATTATAACTTAGCTCTGCTTTATCAGCAAAAGGGAGAAAAAAATAAGGCTATAGAGCATGCCCGAACAGCAGCAGATTTAAGACCTGAGAATCAGGATTTCCAGGAATTAACCGAGGATCTTCAATAG